The Octopus bimaculoides isolate UCB-OBI-ISO-001 chromosome 1, ASM119413v2, whole genome shotgun sequence genome contains the following window.
tgttatatatatttgtaagtcctgctatttttgttatgtatttgtctgaatatttttttattaNNNNNNNNNNNNNNNNNNNNNNNNNNNNNNNNNNNNNNNNNNNNNNNNNNNNNNNNNNNNNNNNNNNNNNNNNNNNNNNNNNNNNNNNNNNNNNNNNNNNNNNNNNNNNNNNNNNNNNNNNNNNNNNNNNNNNNNNNNNNNNNNNNNNNNNNNNNNNNNNNNNNNNNNNNNNNNNNNNNNNNNNNNNNNNNNNNNNNNNNNNNNNNNNNNNNNNNNNNNNNNNNNNNNNNNNNNNNNNNNNNNNNNNNNNNNNNNNNNNNNNNNNNNNNNNNNNNNNNNNNNNNNNNNNNNNNNNNNNNNNNNNNNNNNNNNNNNNNNNNNNNNNNNNNNNNNNNNNNNNNNNNNNNNNNNNNNNNNNNNNNNNNNNNNNNNNNNNNNNNNNNNNNNNNNNNNNNNNNNNNNNNNNNNNNNNNNNNNNNNNNNNNNNNNNNNNNNNNNNNNNNNNNNNNNNNNNNNNNNNNNNNNNNNNNNNNNNNNNNNNNNNNNNNNNNNNNNNNNNNNNNNNNNNNNNNNNNNNNNNNNNNNNNNNNNNNNNNNNNNNNNNNNNNNNNNNNNNNNNNNNNNNNNNNNNNNNNNNNNNNNNNNNNNNNNNNNNNNNNNNNNNNNNNNNNNNNNNNNNNNNNNNNNNNNNNNNNNNNNNNNNNNNNNNNNNNNNNNNNNNNNNNNNNNNNNNNNNNNNNNNNNNNNNNNNNNNNNNNNNNNNNNNNNNNNNNNNNNNNNNNNNNNNNNNNNNNNNNNNNNNNNNNNNNNNNNNNNNNNNNNNNNNNNNNNNNNNNNNNNNNNNNNNNNNNNNNNNNNNNNNNNNNNNNNNNNNNNNNNNNNNNNNNNNNNNNNNNNNNNNNNNNNNNNNNNNNNNNNNNNNNNNNNNNNNNNNNNNNNNNNNNNNNNNNNNNNNNNNNNNNNNNNNNNNNNNNNNNNNNNNNNNNNNNNNNNNNNNNNNNNNNNNNNNNNNNNNNNNNNNNNNNNNNNNNNNNNNNNNNNNNNNNNNNNNNNNNNNNNNNNNNNNNNNNNNNNNNNNNNNNNNNNNNNNNNNNNNNNNNNNNNNNNNNNNNNNNNNNNNNNNNNNNNNNNNNNNNNNNNNNNNNNNNNNNNNNNNNNNNNNNNNNNNNNNtttgatttctagcataaaacagccttagaaacacgctggaatgatcaaaataacattttgaatagaaataagcgagatattgggtgatctcatatgagatcactgggaTGATACAGTTGCAATAACCCTAGTGTATCTCAAAATGCAATCTCTAATTTTGGTATTCAAAACTACTTATTCTCTACGGATAAATGAAAAACTATACATAACTTCAAACACTTTATTTTTCAAAGCAAAAGAAGACATACAAtaccaaaaaatatacataaagcaaaaaagatatttttattttcaaagggAAAAGTTAGCTATACAAAAATAAGTAATATGAACCAATGCTAAAAATGTTTATCctttgtaattataaaaatatgaagagaaacaaTTTACACATATAGTGATTGCACGCTTTGATCAATTTTTTATAGCTACTTTTATCTTCAGccatgataaaaaaagaaacaggttaTGCATAGAGTGACTGCGTATTTCGAACAATATGTCCTGGGCCAAGCAGTGCATGGCTTAGTCTGGCATCGCCTTTGTTCACTTCGTTTCATTATAATGTCCTTTGCAATCAAAACGAACATCGTGAGGGATTTGTGAAGGCGCTGAACAGCTGCGCTTTTTACCTGGTTGTTGCCTGTTTGTAGAAATGTTCAAATAGGATCGGCAAATTGCTcttctaaataaaagaaaatccatTTTGGTGGCTGGCTTTTCATCGTCGCTATTTATCAAGTTATATATGATATGGGCATTCACAACTGCCATGTCCACAATTCGAAAGAAAATAGGCCAATACCACTTTTTAGCTCTGATTGTTGTTGCATATTTGCTGATCCACCAATCATGCTTATCGACACCTCCCATATATGCGTTGTAATTTTTGAACACATGAGGTTGAGAAACTGAAACCTTTGCTTTGCATTCCTTCAGCCAACGTTGCACTTTTTGAAGAGGTTCCACTGTATCATAATTAGTTCCAATAGTGATGCATGTATTATCAAGCCATTTCACGAAAAGAATTTCTTCATTGGTGTCAAATCTAAAGCTGTATGTTCCTCATTTTTGCTTTTCAGTTCTTTTGCTTCCATCAAAGGACATTTCTTTAGCCTGTTCTCGCGCACAGTTCCAGTTGCTTGAGCCGAGTTCGCGAAGATGAACCAGTAACTCATATCCGGTAAATAAGTTATCAAAGAAGACACTATATGATTGTGGTTCTTCCACAACATCTAGCATGTTCAATACAACTTTTGATCCAAGCAGTAAGTCTGCGCGGTTGTCATCAGATGAGCTCTTGCCACAATAAAGATCAAAATTGTAGCAATAACCAGAGACACCCCATAATGCCCAAAACTTGTAGCCAAACCTAATTGGCTTACTCCTAATGAATTGTTTCAGAGCGTGAAGGCCATAATATTTGACTATCATTTCATCAACGGCAAGGTGTTCTTCAAAAATACCAAATTTCATGAATGATTTTTGCGCAGCAGCAATCAGTTTCTTACTTTGAATCctctatcatttttattattttcggcTTAATTATTGTCGCAGAAATGTAGAATGCTTTTCATTTCTTGGAATCTTGATCTAGACATTGCATTTTTCACGATTTGTAGGCCCAGATCTTCATCGTTTGACCAGTATTGTGTTTCTGTAGGGAGTTTTTGATAACGGATATTAGTAACACTCCAATGAATAATTTTATGTCGTCTGAGCTTATTGTAGTTGCGGGTCTGTTCTTACATTCTGTAGTATATCTAACACTATCTTTGATCATGAGTTGTACTATTTCTTCagaaaaaatttcttgaaatacttCAACTGGAGTTGAGCTCTTCAATTGTTCTTCTATGTTCATCAAGTTATTTTCATAAGCCTTACTGCGATCATGAACTTTTGTATATTCCGGTGTCTTACACCGCCATGTTGGTACTGAATtgcatagttttctttttttctttttttttttttgagcttgCATTGTTTCAAAGCCAATTTCCGGATAATTAGCAACATTTTCTCCTGTTGTATCATCAACAGTAAACACGTTGTGACCCGTCTAATCTGTAATCATTTCCtcccagtgatctcatatgagatcggCAACTTTTATAGCCTCCTATTCTCTTTATACTACATGTACTATTGTTTTCAAGTATTCAAATGTTTAATGCATGTACCATCTGGTATTATCTTCTAATTGTAGTTTAGTATgacttatttcaataatttcatattGACAGTTCTCCCGAGTCAAATTCTGATAATTTTCAACTTATGTTTCGTTAAATTTAcagtgaaaaattagcaaacctcatttgaatatcagagaaatatacctagtagatatagcaaaaaggttagatatgtgtaaatattgaaagataattacgaaatctgtaatttttaagtgatctcatgtGAGATCACAGGTAGGTAATGAGTTAAATCTGCCCTAAAGAAGCCAGGAGGTACGTTTGTGTAATGGTAGCACACTTGTTGCAAAAGCTTAGGGATGAGAGAACGCGTCTCACGTGTACGGGAAACCCTAGTATTTTTTCTGTCGAGAGATTATATGATCCAGCATtcgactattttctttagtcaatactggtgatcgcttataagctttaaagttataaaatattatcatatacagaaatgcatatatatatatatatatatatatataatatNNNNNNNNNNNNNNNNNNNNNNNNNNNNNNNNNNNNNNNNNNNNNNNNNNNNNNNNNNNNNNNNNNNNNNNNNNNNNNNNNNNNNNNNNNNNNNNNNNNNNNNNNNNNNNNNNNNNNNNNNNNNNNNNNNNNNNNNNNNNNNNNNNNNNNNNNNNNNNNNNNNNNNNNNNNNNNNNNNNNNNNNNNNNatatatatatatatatatatacacgtaggcatacattcatgtatgcgtgtttgtgtttatatacaaatatattgtgtAATACTTCATTATTTCTTACCACTCCTGTCGTCATTTCTCTCCGTTGTTTACAGATTTCCAGTTCAataatttcagtttcttttttttttttttgtccaacaaacagttcttaatttttttcttgttattgactTCAAAATTCTTGCCAGCTCATATCCTTCTGTCACACCTTGAATTTCAATGCCCGCAACAATCTTATTCACAAATATCATTTGCCTAGTCCATCCCTGCCTTATTATGCATACAACAATTcaattgactttacttttcatttttctcacGTTCTCGATAATCTTCAACATACAGTGATCCAAACACACACCACTTACTATTCAGTAAGTACGGCATGAACGAGTGTACACTATCTATTCTTTCATTAATTCATGCTTATGTGGTGGGGAAAAGGTAACATTAGCCTATTGTCTTGTATTAAAATAAGACATTGTTTTCACTCGCTACCTAAACTCTTCCAAACCCTTACTCTCCCTCATATATTGCGCCGTGCGTCCACTGCCTCGCTGGAACATTTTAAcgttcaattatattttatataatgctcCTTTAGTCAGAGCTCCACTAGTTTTATGTCCACAATACCTGGCAGCTCATGTACTTCATTCCTGACCCATCAGAAATTGCTAGGTGGATGGCTGAAACTATCTGTTAAGCAATGACCCTTCACATTCCCTACACAGGAGGAACTTAATGTTTCCTAGGTGGACGAGGTGATTTAAACATAGCTGCGTTACAGCTGTTCCGGGAAAAGACAAAGCCTACAATACCTGGAAGCATTTATTAGCTCCCCCAAGCTGGGTGGCATCCATTTACCAGCGGAACTTTTATAAGACCTCCTATCCAGTATACAAAGGATGCCTTCATGAATCACACGACTCCGAAACTTCCTCGCTTCCAATCGCAGCTGATTCCTCTCGTCACTTGGCAAAGGAATCTACACCGATGTCAAGAAGTCCTACTTTTCTCTTCTAAATACTGATTGTTCTATAAACAGCACCTCATGTAGAAAGCTCCCCACTCTTTTTCGCCGCTCAGTATCCATCTCCGAACTACACACCTTAGCATATATCCTCCAAATCTATCCGTTTTCTCTTTATAAGGCTTTCTACACATATGTCAAATGCGGAAATATATCGACTTGTTTCATACAAACAAAATCCCTTCCGTGACACTCAAACATTGCATGCCAATCTCTCACACACCATGGGGATGTACCTTGACATTCGGAAACGTTTCAATCTGTCCCATTCTAAAGCCAGGAAAGCCATCCAgttttttctttatccttttgtCACAGAtctgatattatattttatatgaaaaggCTCCTGAATGCGTGGATCGACGACCTCACTAGACGTAATATGGTCCTAAAAGAATCAGTAGACATTCAAGCAAAAGGTTGTAGAGGTGGTTTGCAGAAAGGAGAAAGGACAACTTCTGGTGTAAAATCGTTTCTGGCTTGTAAAATCTGAGTTGAAAGGTTAAATATGCATACTCTCTGGGATATTCTCTTataggattttagtcgaacaaattgaatccagtacatatttttcagtcaattacttattctattgctgttCTTTCTCATGTTGAATCGCTAGTTCAC
Protein-coding sequences here:
- the LOC106874087 gene encoding piggyBac transposable element-derived protein 3, with the translated sequence MKFGIFEEHLAVDEMIVKYYGLHALKQFIRSKPIRFGYKFWALWGVSGYCYNFDLYCGKSSSDDNRADLLLGSKVVLNMLDVVEEPQSYSVFFDNLFTGYELLVHLRELGSSNWNCAREQAKEMSFDGSKRTEKQK